A genomic segment from Glycine soja cultivar W05 chromosome 18, ASM419377v2, whole genome shotgun sequence encodes:
- the LOC114397749 gene encoding SAGA-associated factor 11 homolog isoform X1: protein MSVPNEENLSYSQLSYFFLDLLDSIIVDVASECHRVARLGLDSNLEEEDEELKLSAQARVRVADPSNSNEANGKYVVDIFGQTHPPVANEIFDCLNCGRSIMAGRFAPHLEKCMGKGRKARLKVTRSSTATQNRYSRGGPSPGSTHSPYSNYSTNSMNRLAYGTSTFAGEEHSNGTLES, encoded by the exons ATGTCTGTTCCTAATGAGGAAAACTTGTCATATTCCCAG ctttcttattttttcttggaTCTCCTTGATTCCATCATAGTCGACGTGGCATCAGAGTGTCACAGAGTAGCAAGGCTGGGGCTTGATTCAAATTTggaagaagaggatgaagaattgaagctgtcAGCACAAGCCAGGGTTAGGGTGGCTGATCCTAGTAACAGTAATGAAGCAAATGGCAAGTATGTGGTTGACATATTTGGACAAACTCATCCTCCTGTGGcaaatgaaatatttgattGTTTGAATTGTGGTCGATCCATCATGGCTGGAAGGTTTGCTCCACATTTGGAGAAGTGCATGGGAAAG GGTAGGAAGGCACGTCTGAAAGTGACAAGAAGCAGCACAGCCACGCAGAACCGGTATTCACGAGGCGGTCCCAGTCCTGGTTCTACACATTCTCCATATTCAAATTACTCTACCAATAGCATGAATCGGTTGGCATATGGAACCTCCACTTTTGCAGGTGAGGAGCACTCAAATGGGACACTCGAGTCATGA
- the LOC114397749 gene encoding SAGA-associated factor 11 homolog isoform X2, translated as MLVTVVYLLSYLYFFVLWNNSDVNVPKLSYFFLDLLDSIIVDVASECHRVARLGLDSNLEEEDEELKLSAQARVRVADPSNSNEANGKYVVDIFGQTHPPVANEIFDCLNCGRSIMAGRFAPHLEKCMGKGRKARLKVTRSSTATQNRYSRGGPSPGSTHSPYSNYSTNSMNRLAYGTSTFAGEEHSNGTLES; from the exons ATGCTAGTCACAGTAGTATACCTTCTATCATATTTGTATTTCTTTGTATTGTGGAATAACTCTGACGTGAATGTGCCTAAA ctttcttattttttcttggaTCTCCTTGATTCCATCATAGTCGACGTGGCATCAGAGTGTCACAGAGTAGCAAGGCTGGGGCTTGATTCAAATTTggaagaagaggatgaagaattgaagctgtcAGCACAAGCCAGGGTTAGGGTGGCTGATCCTAGTAACAGTAATGAAGCAAATGGCAAGTATGTGGTTGACATATTTGGACAAACTCATCCTCCTGTGGcaaatgaaatatttgattGTTTGAATTGTGGTCGATCCATCATGGCTGGAAGGTTTGCTCCACATTTGGAGAAGTGCATGGGAAAG GGTAGGAAGGCACGTCTGAAAGTGACAAGAAGCAGCACAGCCACGCAGAACCGGTATTCACGAGGCGGTCCCAGTCCTGGTTCTACACATTCTCCATATTCAAATTACTCTACCAATAGCATGAATCGGTTGGCATATGGAACCTCCACTTTTGCAGGTGAGGAGCACTCAAATGGGACACTCGAGTCATGA
- the LOC114395169 gene encoding probable N-acetyltransferase HLS1-like — MEFNKFRIRSYEGQSDRAQVEDLERRCEVGPSESVFLFTDTMGDPICRIRNSPMYMMLVAELDNELVGVIQGSIKVVTVHGHPPKDLAKVGYVLGLRVSPQHRRKGIGSSLVRTLEEWFTSKDVDYAYMATEKDNHASVSLFMDKFGYTKFRTPAILVNPVNHHCFQISPNIEIARLKIDQAEYLYRRFMGSTEFFPNDIGNILRNKLSLGTWVAYFKGDIAWGDFGSDGQVPNSWAMLSVWNSGEIFKLRLGKAPFSCLVCTKSWWLIHKIFPCLKLPTIPDFFNPFGFYFMYGVHHEGPFSGKLVRALCQFVHNMGAESKDESNCRIIVTEVGGRDELNHHIPHWKLLSCPEDLWCIKALKNEGTNNKFHELTTKTPPTRALFVDPREV, encoded by the exons ATGGAATTCAACAAGTTCAGAATCAGAAGCTATGAGGGGCAATCTGATAGGGCTCAAGTGGAAGATCTTGAGAGAAGATGCGAGGTAGGGCCATCAGAAAGCGTGTTTCTCTTCACAGACACTATGGGTGACCCCATTTGTAGGATCCGGAACAGTCCCATGTACATGATGCTG GTGGCAGAGTTGGACAATGAATTGGTTGGTGTCATTCAAGGGTCTATAAAAGTGGTCACAGTTCATGGTCACCCTCCAAAGGATTTGGCAAAGGTGGGGTACGTCCTTGGCCTAAGGGTATCACCTCAGCACAGGAGAAAAGGGATTGGCTCAAGCCTTGTGAGAACACTAGAAGAATGGTTCACTTCAAAAGATGTGGACTATGCATACATGGCAACAGAGAAAGACAACCATGCCTCAGTGAGTCTCTTCATGGACAAGTTTGGCTACACCAAGTTCAGGACTCCAGCTATTCTTGTCAACCCTGTGAACCatcattgctttcaaatatcACCCAACATTGAGATAGCAAGGTTGAAGATTGACCAAGCTGAGTACCTCTATAGAAGATTCATGGGGTCCACAGAGTTCTTCCCTAATGACATAGGGAATATACTTAGGAACAAGCTAAGTTTGGGGACATGGGTGGCATATTTCAAAGGAGATATTGCTTGGGGTGATTTTGGGTCAGATGGACAAGTACCAAATAGTTGGGCTATGCTTAGTGTATGGAATAGTGGGGAGATATTCAAGTTAAGGCTAGGGAAAGCACCTTTTTCTTGCTTGGTATGCACTAAGAGTTGGTGGTTGATTCATAAGATCTTCCCATGTTTGAAATTGCCAACCATACCTGATTTCTTCAACCCATTTGGGTTCTATTTCATGTATGGGGTGCACCATGAAGGGCCATTTTCAGGGAAGCTAGTGAGGGCCTTGTGCCAATTTGTGCACAACATGGGTGCTGAGTCCAAGGATGAGAGTAATTGCAGGATCATTGTGACTGAAGTTGGAGGAAGAGATGAGCTCAACCACCATATCCCACATTGGAAATTGCTCTCATGCCCGGAGGACTTGTGGTGCATAAAGGCGTTGAAAAATGAAGGGACAAATAACAAGTTCCATGAATTAACAACCAAAACCCCACCAACAAGAGCTCTTTTTGTAGACCCAAGAGAGGTTTAA